cccatttcgtctgctggtgtccgtttgggtcggcgcgggcacaaaaggcggcccaacgcgccgacccaaacggacgcgcgttcaCTTGGCGTCCGTAtgccgacccattcccggcccattttgagtcggatttgcgtcggcgcggacatgaGACGGACGCACGCGCGCCTACTCCTCTCCTCGGGCCCGCACGAAGGCATACACGGCggccgaggacaagcttctttgcgagtgttggcgagacattggacaagaccccaagATGGGCGCCGAACAAAAACATTCAACTTTTTGGATTCGTGTCCACTGGGAGTTTCATGAGCGCAATAAGTTTCCTCCTTACCAAATTATGAGCACGCGCGGGTGGGTGTTCATTTCGAAGTGATGaagggtgatccaacaagagtgcaacaagttctgTGCCACTATTGAGAGCGTCAAGGCCCACCTTgtgagcggcatcggcatgcaagacatggtatgctagcaagcCACCCTCGTTTGTGTCATCAAGTTTATGCTTGCGGGTTCATTTGCATACCATTTGCCAATATGCTTGCATGGAAATATTTGTaggcattcaaggtccaacacaacgacaagtgcttcaacctctcccattgcttcagggtcatcaaagacgaggagaagttcaaggcgcaatatgccgcCCTCAAGTCGCGTGGGGGgaagaaagccatggaggaggttgGGGACGGCGAGCCGGCACAGCcacgggggaagaccaactccaagaatgAGGACAATCGGGACGCGGCATCGAACGCCTTGATCGCAAGCATGGAGGGCATGATGAACAAGAAGGACTCAATGGAGAAGGAGCGCCGGCGTTTCAAAGAGCAGcaaatgaacgccttcatggagatccaaaggaggaggcttgagatgaacgcggagaagcaagccaagatgcttgagatggaggcggagaagcaagccaagatgctcgagatcgaggccgccaacgccaagaccaagaccaaggcgaaagaagtggctctcgcgagcatgatgaccgaggtggagatcatgaaggtggatctcaacaccgtgtcgccaagaaagaggccgtggttcgagaagatgcaggccgacatgctcaagttcaccgACGAGTGATCTCGTGGCCGCAAGCACCTTCCTTTTTTGTATGCCGGCTTgtgtgctggcatgaccacggGTGGCGTGATCGAACTCAAGTCTCACCCCTTTTATGTGCTAGCATGTCTGCCGGCCGCtggcgagtgcgccagcatgaactgtgTGCTGATATTTTTTGAAGCCGGCAATGTATGCcggcgctggcatggtgccggcatgagacatggccgcAGCTCTTTTTAAAAAAAATGAGTGCGGACATGAAAATGGGTCGACGCGTTaggcgcactgccgacccaaatgtAAAACAGGGCGGACGCCGGACGAGCGGCCGATCCAAATGGACAAAAGACGGACAaatgcgccgtccgtttgggtcggcccgttgaaaTTGCTCTTAGATACCTAAAGAGGTGACCGTGCACGGCATAGATTCCTGCAAGACAAATAGCAATGACACAAGCGTTTGGACTAATAACACAATAGAATAATACTTGGTAAGAGGGCACGACACGAGAGTGGATTTGGAAGAGGTGAGAGGGACTAAAACACACTTAGCAAGATTTCTTTATGACTCAGTGTGAATTCTAAAAATTGCACCAACTTCCAAATAATGCCTTGGTATATAGGATTTGAAAATTAGGCCTTTTAAATAACAAAGCAGTTATATAAAAATCGTACCAAAAATACCATACGTGATGATTTTTAATGTATGATTTATATGCATTTATGGTAGCGTGCGTCTTGCTGCCATTGTTGGGTGGCACCGTTCGAATATTGTTATGCCACATTGCTACTACGGACATGTTAATTATTTTTCTAGTTGCAACGTATAGACATATGTGGTATTATAATACTATAGCGATCTAAATGGTATTATATTTGTCTATAGAGGGAGTGTATTTCTTTTGTGAAAGTTGAGATTATTTTTGATAAACTTAGTCAAGCTTTATAAAGTTTGATTCAGGTCAAGCTAATAAGagcagtaaataaaaacagagggacttAAACAGTTAAACTTATTCCCCCTCTAAATAAATAGTCTTTACATTTTTTGTAAACAATGGCAATGCCGTCCCTCGAAAGAAAAAGATGCCGGCGTCATGCCAGCACTACCCTTTCCGTCCACGCAGCCTAGTACGTAGACACAAAAAGTTCAAGCGGCGGCAGTTAAGTCGCGAACTCGAGCCATATGACCCCGCTGTTGCCGCCGCTCGCCGTGGCTCCCGCCTGCGCGCGCACGCTGGCCGACCTCCTAGTCGCGCTCTCAGCCGCCCGCGCGCTTCCCAAGGGCCAGCAGCTCCATGGCCACCTTCTCAAGGGCGGCCATCTCCCCGCCGTCGCCTCCTCGCACGCGCTGCTCGCCCACCACCTCCTCACCTTCTACGCCCGCTGCTCGCTCCCCGAGCTTTCCCTCCGCGCCTTCCTCGACCTCCCCGCTGCCCCCTCCCCCGCCGCATGGTCCTCCCTCATATCCTCCTTCGCCCAGAACGGCCTCCCGGAGGCAGCCTTTGACGCCTTCCGCCGCATGCTCGCGGCCGGGGTCCCCGCCACCGACCGCTCCATCCCCCCCGCCGCCAAGGCCGTCGCAGCTGCCGCAGACTCCTCGCGCCCTCCGCTTGCCCCGCATGCTCTCCATGGCCTCGCCTCCAAGACGCCGTTCGCGGGCGACGTGTTCGTGGGGTCGGCGGTTCTTGACATGTATGCTAAGTGCGGGAACCTTGCGGACGCCCGCcgggtgttcgacgaaatgccggaGCGGAATGTGGTCTCGTGGTCTGCCCTCATTGGTGGCTACGCGGATGCTGGGATGCACCCTGCAGCACTCTGCATCTTCCGCTCGGCACTGGAGGAGGCTGTGCAGGTCAATGACTTCACAGTTTCGTGCATTGTCCGTGTGTGTGCTGCAGCCACACTCTTTGAGCTTGGGGCACAGGTGCATGCCCGGTCTATAAAGACAGCACTTGATGCATCACCGTTTGTGGGCAGCTCGCTTGTTTCTCTCTACTCCAAGTGTGGCCTTGTGGATTGTGCTTACCAGGTGTTTAGTGCAGCACCTGAGAGAAACCTTGGGATTTGGAACGCAGTGCTCATTGCATCTGCACAGCATGGCCATACTTCCACAGCATTTGAACGTTTCACAAAGATGCAGAATGCCGGGTTCCGTCCTAACTTCATTACCTTCCTGTGTTTACTCACAGCATGTAGCCACGCTGGTCTTGTCGATGAGGGGAAGCGATATTTTTCCCTCATGAAAGAATATAGAATTGAACTGCAGGTTGAACATTATGCTGCAATGGTTGACCTACTTGGTCGTGTAGGGCGTATAACTGAAGCACTGGACCTTATTGAGTCAATGCCCATGGAACCACCTGACTCTGTTTGGGGTGCACTCCTAATGGCATGTCGCATGTTCAAGGATGCAGACACTGCGGCAATTGCTGCAAAGAGACTGTTTGAGACAGGGTCTCGCAGCTCTGGTGCACACATGCTCTTGTCAAGCACGTATGCAGCTGCAGGAAGGCATGTCGATGCAGCACTTGCAAGGAAGGCAATGCGTGATGCAGGTATACGGAAAGAGACTGGTCTTAGCTGGCTTGAGGCTGCAGGAGAGGTGCATACCTTTGTTTCAAACTGCAGGAGACATCCAAGAAGCAGCGAAATTTATAATGTGCTGGAGAAAGTTGGTAAGAAAATGGCGGCAGCTGGTTATGTGGCAGACACTAGTGCAGTAGTTAAGGATGTGGACAGAGATGAGAAGTGCGCATCACTGGGGTATCACAGCGAAAGGCTAGCAATAGGGTTAGGGCTCTTGATTGTTCCGGAAGGTGTGCCAATCCGAGTTATGAAGAACTTAAGAGTGTGTGATGATTGTCACAATGCAGTTAAGTACCTCAGTAAGTGTACAGGAAGAGTTGTGGTTCTCAGGGATAACCGTCGATTCCACCGGTTTGAAGATGGGTTGTGCTCTTGTGGGGATTTCTGGTGATCTTAGATCTACACCATTCTCTTTCCTATTGTCCTTATTGGGCAGTTTGGCTCACATGGATTCATCGATTGGGTCTTTCACTTAAAGTACATTTCTTTGATAAATGGATCTATGTGAACTCAGAAGCTGATACGAGTCATAAAGTTTATTTTGGCATAATAGTGAGGTGATGGATTCAATTTTAGGGCTGCTTGGAAATTTTGCAATAAGTCTGGTCACTTAGGATGAAACAATTCTTGGATATGGAAGATTGCCACATAGTGCTGCTATTATTCAGGGTCAACATGACTCTGTGGCCTTCTTATTTACAGTATTCATACAATGTACCATGGATCCACTCGAACATAGCATTTTTTGTTGACTAGTTAGAGAAGAACTCATGATATTATCTTATGAGTTATGGCATCATACTGTGGTGCATATTGCTTTCACATGAGTGTAACCATAGCCCCTCACAGAGCGATCGAACATTTAGTTGCACTTGTTTATTCCATTTTATCCGGGAGAAGATCAAAATGGGCCACTAAACACACTATTGTGCATATCTCTCCACTGTTGTGAAATCGACCGCTTCATGCTTTGGCAGACCCATGTGTGCATGCCTTTTTCTTGGGCTTGTCTGATAATCTGCATTTAGTATGTACACTTTCATTCCAATGCCCTGCAAGTCCTAAAAGAGCTGCTTCTCCGGTTTCACCGAAACTGCAAAAGATTGATTTCTTTGGATTGGATGTTGTCACCTGTATCTGTATACTGAAACTGCTGGGCTTAGACATGCTCTTGTGAGACAGGTCCTTCAACAGGATATCCTTATGGTCAACCTCAGTTCAATGATTTGACGCCACTTCCTTCTGCACAGAAGAATGACTGAGGTATTTAACAAGCTACCCAATTTTTTTCTTTGGACTAGTTTGAGTGATCCAACGAAAGTGATGCAGCAATAGTTTGAGTGATCCAACGAAAGTGATGCAGCATGGTAGAGTATAATTTCTTTACGTTTTCATGATATGATCGTACCTAACACTGTGGAATGATATACTTTTTAAACTGAAAAACAGTAGGGGAAGAGGGTTTCAATTATTGTATGGCCAGTGTCACTATCTGTAATTCTTCTGTAAAGGAACTAGGTATCATATATATATTTATTAATCATGGGTAGTACGGGTTTTAATATCGAATCTTTTGGTTAGTTGGCATGATTTGATGGATGCATTTCGTTTGGAAAATGTCTTGCAGACTGATTGTGTACACAATCACTGGTGTTATTGGTCAGAGTAAAATTTTGGGCAGAAGACACTGTTCATTGCTGGTCCCAAATGATGATTGGTGAACCCCTCTCTTTTGAACCACACAAAGATATGGTGTGTTGCACGTTATTTGTCTTCCCTACTTGTTCGGGCTAGTGCCAGTTGGTATGAATAGAATGATAGAATTATCTTTGGGTCCTTAGTTGATCCTTGCAAGCTTCTCTATGCTTTGAAATACAGGATGAATGGTTGCCAGGTGGGTGAGAGATTTGGTAGGATTAGAGAGTGACAGGGGAGCTCATCTTCAACACGCATATCAAACTGCAGCCTGCAGGTTTCATGGGGAAGCCAGCAGTCTAGCATGTCCTACATATATATACAAAAGGTTTAAGTTGTGGGCTCTTGTAAGCAACACAAACAGAAGCATTTCCTGTCAAATATGAGTTCTCTAAGAGGGTTTGGAAATATCGCCAGAAGATGGAGAGAACTCAACGGTGCGAATTACTGGAAGGGGCTACTTGATCCTCTTGACGTCGACCTCCGGAAGAATATCATCAACTATGGTGAGCTCTCACAGGCAGCATACACTGGGCTCAACAGAGAGAGAAGGTCAAGGTACGCTGGGTCTTGCCTCTTCAGACGCAAGGACTTCCTCAGCAGGGTAGATGTATCAAACCCTAATCTATATGAGATTACGAAGTTTATATATGCAATGTGTACGGTGAGCTTGCCGGATGATTTCATGATAAAGCCGCTGTCAAAGGCCGCATGGAGCAAGCAATCAAATTGGATGGGGTTTGTTGCTGTGGCCACCGACGAGGGTAAGGAAGTGCTCGGGAGGCGGGATGTGGTGGTGGCATGGCGTGGGACA
The Triticum dicoccoides isolate Atlit2015 ecotype Zavitan chromosome 3A, WEW_v2.0, whole genome shotgun sequence genome window above contains:
- the LOC119268515 gene encoding putative pentatricopeptide repeat-containing protein At5g52630, translated to MTPLLPPLAVAPACARTLADLLVALSAARALPKGQQLHGHLLKGGHLPAVASSHALLAHHLLTFYARCSLPELSLRAFLDLPAAPSPAAWSSLISSFAQNGLPEAAFDAFRRMLAAGVPATDRSIPPAAKAVAAAADSSRPPLAPHALHGLASKTPFAGDVFVGSAVLDMYAKCGNLADARRVFDEMPERNVVSWSALIGGYADAGMHPAALCIFRSALEEAVQVNDFTVSCIVRVCAAATLFELGAQVHARSIKTALDASPFVGSSLVSLYSKCGLVDCAYQVFSAAPERNLGIWNAVLIASAQHGHTSTAFERFTKMQNAGFRPNFITFLCLLTACSHAGLVDEGKRYFSLMKEYRIELQVEHYAAMVDLLGRVGRITEALDLIESMPMEPPDSVWGALLMACRMFKDADTAAIAAKRLFETGSRSSGAHMLLSSTYAAAGRHVDAALARKAMRDAGIRKETGLSWLEAAGEVHTFVSNCRRHPRSSEIYNVLEKVGKKMAAAGYVADTSAVVKDVDRDEKCASLGYHSERLAIGLGLLIVPEGVPIRVMKNLRVCDDCHNAVKYLSKCTGRVVVLRDNRRFHRFEDGLCSCGDFW